A portion of the Pseudomonadales bacterium genome contains these proteins:
- the mrcB gene encoding penicillin-binding protein 1B, giving the protein MPSLSDRSPQRGVAHVSSPSTSKRAPRRPAPGRPGGSARPRVASRQRRWPWVLLRVVLALTVVAALAFMYLDARIQRQFSGRKWAVPAVVYARPLELYAGAPLSQRALLAELEALGYRAGSGTAAGSYAVNGATVGVATRGFRFWDAEEPARALRVTFAADAVAAVRDGGGAEVALARLEPVHIGGIYPAHNEDRILVRVADVPPVLVAALMAVEDQNFLHHHGVSLKGMARALWVNVSSGALEQGGSTLTQQLVKNFFLTRERTISRKLLELAMAIVLEMRYSKQEILEAYLNEIYLGQDGHRAIHGFGLASHYYFNRPIGEIDAAQVALLVGLVRGPSYYDPWRHPERSRARRDTVLALMVEEHVIDAATAERIRQQPVGVGARDVARSRFYPAYLDLVRRQLRRDYPEDVLASEGLRVFTGLDPAVQRAAEQALQQTLARIERDYGARGKLQGALEGAVIVTRVDSGEVLAVVGGRHSRIAGFNRALDAQRPVGSLMKPAVYLAALESGRYTLMSPLDDGPVAYKGANGQVWRPRNYDREDHGMVRLYRALAQSYNQSTARLGLDMGIDRVVDVIHRLGVEREVPALPSVTLGAVALTPFEVAGMYQTIASGGFASPLSSIREVMDDSNQPLTRYPVAVQQRVRQSAVYLLEYALKEVVRSGTARSAAARLPPGLVVAGKTGTTDEQRDSWFAGYSGDLLAVVWIGRDDNGVTALTGATGALPAWTELMAATSREPRRSETPEGVDEVWVDPGSGGVSAEECPGARRVPFLVGTEPAYAAPCSGASLWPGSSSAPPPAREEAVPQPRQQREPSPPQRWWKRWFGGG; this is encoded by the coding sequence ATGCCGTCCCTATCCGATCGCAGCCCGCAGCGCGGCGTTGCCCACGTTTCTTCCCCGAGCACGTCGAAACGGGCGCCACGCCGACCGGCGCCCGGGCGGCCCGGCGGCTCCGCACGCCCGCGCGTTGCATCGCGCCAGCGCCGCTGGCCGTGGGTGCTGCTGCGTGTTGTGCTCGCGCTGACGGTGGTCGCAGCGCTCGCCTTCATGTACCTCGACGCGCGCATCCAGCGCCAGTTCTCGGGCAGGAAATGGGCCGTGCCGGCGGTGGTCTACGCGCGCCCGCTGGAGCTCTACGCCGGCGCTCCGCTGAGCCAGCGCGCACTGCTCGCCGAGCTGGAGGCGCTGGGTTACCGTGCCGGCTCGGGTACTGCGGCGGGCAGTTACGCCGTGAACGGCGCTACGGTCGGTGTCGCCACGCGGGGTTTTCGCTTCTGGGATGCCGAGGAGCCGGCGCGGGCGTTGCGCGTGACGTTCGCTGCCGACGCGGTGGCGGCGGTGCGTGACGGCGGTGGTGCAGAAGTCGCGCTGGCACGCCTCGAACCGGTACACATCGGTGGCATCTACCCGGCGCACAATGAGGATCGCATCCTGGTGCGGGTGGCGGACGTACCGCCGGTGCTGGTCGCCGCGCTGATGGCGGTCGAGGACCAGAATTTTCTGCATCACCACGGCGTTTCCCTGAAGGGTATGGCGCGTGCGCTGTGGGTGAACGTGAGCAGCGGTGCGCTGGAGCAGGGTGGCAGCACGCTGACCCAGCAGCTCGTGAAGAACTTCTTCCTGACGCGTGAGCGCACGATCTCGCGCAAGCTGCTCGAACTCGCGATGGCGATCGTGCTCGAGATGCGTTACAGCAAGCAGGAAATCCTCGAGGCGTATCTGAACGAGATCTACCTCGGTCAGGACGGACATCGTGCGATCCACGGTTTCGGACTGGCCAGCCACTACTACTTCAACCGGCCGATCGGTGAGATCGACGCTGCCCAGGTGGCGCTGCTGGTCGGATTGGTGCGAGGGCCCTCGTACTACGACCCGTGGCGCCATCCCGAGCGCAGCCGGGCACGGCGCGATACCGTGCTCGCGCTGATGGTCGAGGAGCACGTGATCGACGCCGCGACTGCCGAGCGGATCCGCCAGCAACCGGTCGGCGTCGGGGCGCGTGACGTTGCGCGCTCGCGCTTCTATCCCGCGTATCTCGATCTGGTGCGTCGCCAGTTGCGCCGCGACTACCCGGAAGATGTGCTGGCCTCCGAGGGCTTGCGGGTGTTCACCGGGCTCGACCCCGCCGTGCAGCGCGCCGCCGAGCAGGCGCTGCAGCAGACGCTGGCGCGTATCGAGCGCGATTACGGTGCGCGTGGCAAGCTGCAGGGGGCGCTCGAGGGTGCCGTGATCGTGACCCGCGTCGACAGCGGCGAGGTGCTGGCGGTCGTCGGGGGGCGCCATTCGCGTATCGCCGGCTTCAACCGCGCGCTCGATGCGCAGCGACCGGTTGGTTCGCTGATGAAGCCGGCCGTCTATCTGGCGGCGCTCGAGAGCGGGCGCTATACGCTGATGAGTCCGCTCGACGACGGTCCGGTGGCATACAAGGGCGCGAATGGCCAAGTGTGGCGCCCACGCAACTATGACCGCGAAGACCACGGCATGGTGCGCCTGTACCGTGCGCTGGCGCAATCGTACAACCAGTCGACGGCACGGCTCGGTCTGGATATGGGCATCGATCGCGTCGTCGACGTCATTCATCGGCTTGGTGTCGAGCGCGAGGTGCCGGCGCTGCCTTCGGTGACGCTGGGTGCGGTTGCGCTGACTCCGTTCGAGGTCGCCGGCATGTACCAGACGATCGCCTCCGGGGGGTTCGCGTCGCCGCTCAGCTCGATCCGCGAAGTGATGGACGATTCGAACCAGCCGCTGACGCGCTATCCTGTGGCGGTCCAGCAGCGCGTGCGCCAGTCGGCGGTCTACCTGCTCGAGTACGCGCTGAAGGAAGTGGTTCGTTCGGGTACCGCCCGATCGGCCGCCGCGCGCCTGCCGCCGGGACTGGTCGTGGCAGGCAAGACCGGCACCACCGATGAGCAGCGGGATAGCTGGTTCGCCGGCTATTCGGGCGATCTGCTCGCGGTGGTGTGGATCGGTCGGGACGACAATGGCGTGACCGCGCTGACCGGTGCGACCGGCGCGTTGCCTGCGTGGACCGAACTGATGGCAGCGACCAGTCGCGAGCCGCGTCGTAGCGAGACGCCGGAAGGGGTCGACGAAGTCTGGGTCGATCCGGGCAGTGGTGGCGTGAGCGCCGAGGAGTGCCCGGGCGCCCGCCGCGTGCCGTTTCTGGTCGGTACGGAGCCGGCGTATGCAGCGCCGTGCAGTGGCGCTTCGCTGTGGCCGGGCAGCAGTTCGGCGCCCCCGCCCGCGCGCGAGGAGGCCGTTCCGCAGCCACGGCAGCAGCGTGAGCCGTCCCCACCGCAGCGCTGGTGGAAGCGCTGGTTCGGGGGTGGTTGA
- a CDS encoding DUF2333 family protein has product MDVEQGRLRALGKTLVPGGALARVIAGLVALLVLGDVALSLLWSNEPSAFDVRENARSDAARIGRAVVVGSTTTAALIRVAGTLLDKPGGYLSNDVLPPGVLLDNMPNWEFGALVQVRDLAKAMRETLSRSQSQSKEDPDLVLAEPQFNFDSESWILPATESEYASGVRRLRSYARRLADPGSADAQFYARADNLRYWLNTVQTRLGSLSQRLSASVGKAPLQVGVATSDATAERSAPRRTAFESKTPWYEIDDIFYEARGSTWALLHFLKAVEVDFADVLERKNAAVSLRQIIRELEGTQQPMRSPLILNGSGFGPLANHSLVMASYISRANAGVIDLRELLAQG; this is encoded by the coding sequence ATGGACGTGGAGCAGGGCAGGTTGCGTGCGCTCGGCAAGACGCTGGTGCCGGGTGGTGCGCTGGCGCGCGTGATCGCGGGGCTGGTCGCGTTGCTGGTGCTGGGGGATGTAGCGCTCTCGCTGCTGTGGTCGAACGAGCCGTCTGCCTTCGACGTACGCGAGAACGCACGCAGCGATGCCGCGCGCATCGGCCGCGCCGTGGTCGTCGGATCGACGACCACGGCGGCGCTGATCCGGGTCGCGGGCACGCTGCTCGACAAGCCTGGCGGCTACCTCAGCAACGACGTGCTGCCACCCGGAGTGCTGCTCGACAATATGCCGAACTGGGAGTTCGGTGCACTGGTGCAGGTGCGTGATCTGGCGAAGGCGATGCGCGAGACACTGAGCCGCTCGCAGTCGCAGTCGAAGGAAGATCCCGATCTGGTGCTCGCCGAGCCGCAGTTCAATTTCGACAGCGAGTCGTGGATCCTGCCGGCGACGGAATCGGAATACGCCTCGGGGGTGCGGCGCCTGCGCTCCTACGCTCGCCGCCTGGCGGATCCAGGCAGCGCGGATGCGCAGTTCTACGCGCGTGCCGACAATCTGCGTTATTGGCTGAATACCGTGCAGACCCGCCTCGGTAGCCTGTCGCAACGCCTCAGTGCGAGCGTAGGCAAGGCGCCGCTGCAGGTCGGCGTGGCGACGTCCGACGCCACTGCGGAGCGATCTGCTCCCCGACGCACGGCGTTCGAGTCGAAGACTCCCTGGTACGAGATCGACGACATCTTCTACGAGGCGCGTGGTTCGACGTGGGCGCTGCTGCACTTCCTGAAGGCGGTCGAGGTCGATTTTGCCGATGTGCTGGAGCGCAAGAACGCCGCCGTCAGCCTGCGCCAGATCATCCGCGAGCTCGAAGGCACCCAGCAGCCGATGCGCAGTCCGCTGATCCTGAACGGCTCCGGCTTCGGCCCGCTCGCGAACCATTCGCTGGTGATGGCCTCCTACATTTCGCGTGCGAACGCCGGAGTGATCGACCTGCGCGAGCTGTTGGCGCAAGGCTGA
- a CDS encoding copper chaperone PCu(A)C: MSRSRPRLVRILLAACMAAAAGAHAATLEIVAPWLDEPPPGRPIAAVYMELHNRGSAPLAVVGARSDAAASAAIHGHRQEAGMVRMYAVERLEIPAGSSVELRPGGYHLMLGEVRGALQRGALLPFCLRLEGGEEVCADARVRKFGEE, from the coding sequence ATGAGCCGAAGCCGCCCAAGACTGGTCCGGATACTGCTTGCCGCGTGCATGGCTGCCGCTGCCGGGGCGCACGCCGCGACGCTCGAGATCGTCGCGCCGTGGCTGGACGAGCCCCCGCCGGGGCGACCGATCGCTGCCGTCTACATGGAGCTGCACAACCGTGGATCCGCGCCGCTCGCGGTCGTCGGTGCACGCAGTGATGCCGCCGCCAGCGCGGCGATTCACGGCCATCGCCAGGAGGCTGGAATGGTGCGCATGTACGCGGTGGAACGGCTCGAGATTCCTGCCGGCAGCAGCGTGGAGCTGCGCCCCGGTGGCTACCACCTGATGCTGGGCGAGGTGCGCGGGGCACTGCAGCGTGGCGCGCTGCTGCCGTTCTGCCTGCGCCTTGAGGGTGGAGAGGAAGTCTGCGCCGACGCGCGCGTCAGGAAGTTCGGGGAGGAGTGA
- a CDS encoding protein-disulfide reductase DsbD — protein sequence MSRILLLVVWLSLPFTGAALAGTDILLQAPRASTLLDDEPHFLPVEQAYAVSPEVVDDRLLLRWHIADGYYLYRERLRLALGSEAAMQPAPITLPAGEPYEDAFLGATEVYRGTLELSVPLTGTETLLELKSQGCADAGLCYPPRTQRFRIDQASGSVTEIARPPRRAAAAASRTQTGTGDAAPAPLPAHGKLLWMAVLAALGGMILNLMPCVFPVLSLKVLAIAAKGGDRSGKALHGLLYAAGVVVSFVLIAALLLALRSAGEAIGWGFHLQSPPFVAALVYLFVAMGLSLSGLSNPGSGLMGRGDALARRSGYAGSFFTGVLATVVASPCTAPFMGTALGWAMTQDTVRALVVFAALGVGMATPFVLLALSPTLLARLPRPGAWMEGFKQLLAFPLYGAAVWLLWVLGKQSGVNAMAAAAGGCVLLALALWSLERAKLARRPLPARVVAVLAGALALATLASPVFERHATPDQAAADEGWEPYSTQRFEQLRSRDAAVFINVTADWCITCLANERFALASPAVRDAFARRNIVYLKGDWTNSDPQLTQLLQAHGRSGVPLYIYYPAGSTTPARILPQLLTPSIVLAALERA from the coding sequence ATGTCTCGCATCCTTTTATTGGTTGTCTGGCTCAGCCTCCCGTTCACGGGGGCAGCGCTCGCCGGCACCGACATCCTGCTGCAGGCACCACGGGCCAGCACGCTGCTCGACGACGAGCCGCACTTCCTGCCGGTGGAGCAGGCTTATGCAGTCAGCCCGGAAGTCGTCGACGATCGGCTGCTGCTGCGCTGGCACATCGCCGACGGTTATTACCTCTATCGTGAAAGGCTGCGCCTCGCTCTCGGCAGCGAAGCCGCCATGCAGCCAGCGCCGATCACGCTGCCAGCGGGCGAACCTTACGAGGACGCGTTCCTGGGTGCGACCGAGGTCTACCGTGGCACGCTGGAACTCTCGGTTCCGCTCACGGGCACGGAGACGCTGCTGGAACTCAAGTCGCAGGGTTGTGCCGACGCCGGGCTGTGCTATCCGCCACGCACACAACGGTTTCGCATCGACCAGGCCAGCGGCAGCGTGACTGAAATCGCCAGGCCGCCGCGGCGTGCCGCGGCGGCGGCAAGCCGCACGCAAACCGGGACCGGGGATGCGGCGCCGGCGCCGCTGCCCGCGCACGGCAAGCTGCTGTGGATGGCCGTGCTGGCTGCCCTGGGCGGCATGATCCTGAATCTGATGCCGTGCGTGTTTCCGGTGCTGTCGCTGAAGGTGCTGGCGATTGCGGCCAAGGGCGGTGATCGCAGCGGCAAGGCGCTGCACGGTCTGCTGTATGCGGCAGGTGTGGTCGTCAGCTTCGTGCTGATCGCGGCCTTGCTGCTCGCGCTGCGCAGTGCAGGCGAGGCGATCGGCTGGGGCTTCCACCTGCAATCGCCACCGTTCGTCGCCGCTCTGGTCTATCTGTTCGTGGCGATGGGCCTGAGCCTGTCGGGCCTGAGCAATCCGGGCTCCGGACTGATGGGTCGCGGCGATGCGCTGGCACGCCGCAGCGGTTACGCCGGGTCGTTCTTCACCGGGGTGCTTGCAACCGTGGTTGCCAGTCCATGCACGGCGCCCTTCATGGGCACCGCGCTCGGCTGGGCAATGACACAGGACACGGTGCGCGCGCTGGTCGTGTTCGCGGCACTCGGCGTCGGGATGGCCACGCCCTTCGTGCTGCTCGCGCTCAGCCCGACGCTGCTCGCGCGATTGCCGCGCCCGGGCGCCTGGATGGAGGGTTTCAAGCAACTGCTCGCATTTCCGCTCTACGGCGCAGCCGTATGGCTGCTGTGGGTGCTGGGCAAGCAGAGCGGCGTGAACGCGATGGCAGCAGCGGCAGGCGGCTGCGTATTGCTCGCGCTCGCGCTGTGGAGCCTGGAGCGCGCCAAACTGGCACGACGTCCGCTACCCGCCCGCGTAGTGGCCGTGCTTGCCGGCGCGCTGGCGCTGGCAACCCTCGCTTCGCCCGTGTTCGAACGCCACGCCACGCCGGACCAGGCGGCGGCAGACGAGGGCTGGGAGCCCTACAGCACACAACGCTTCGAGCAACTGCGCTCGCGCGACGCGGCGGTATTCATCAACGTGACCGCCGACTGGTGCATCACCTGCCTCGCCAACGAGCGATTCGCACTCGCCTCACCAGCGGTGCGCGATGCCTTCGCCAGGCGCAACATCGTGTACCTGAAGGGTGACTGGACCAACAGCGACCCGCAACTCACGCAACTGCTGCAGGCGCATGGCCGCAGCGGCGTGCCGCTCTACATCTACTACCCGGCGGGCAGCACCACCCCTGCCCGCATCCTGCCGCAACTGCTGACACCGTCGATCGTCCTCGCGGCACTCGAACGCGCATAG
- the aroQ gene encoding type II 3-dehydroquinate dehydratase, with the protein MPTILVLHGPNLNLLGTREPQTYGSVTLEQINQRLASIAVAHGHHLQTMQSNAEHELIERIHAARSEGIGCIVINPGGFTHTSVALRDALLAVAVPFIEVHLSNVHAREPFRRHSYFSDVAAGVICGLGPLGYELALQAAIARIDNN; encoded by the coding sequence ATGCCGACCATACTGGTGCTCCACGGGCCCAACCTGAACCTGCTCGGCACGCGCGAGCCACAGACTTACGGTTCGGTGACGCTCGAGCAGATCAACCAGCGTCTTGCCTCGATCGCGGTGGCCCACGGGCACCACCTGCAGACCATGCAGAGCAACGCCGAACACGAACTGATCGAACGCATCCACGCCGCGCGCTCCGAAGGCATCGGCTGCATCGTCATCAACCCGGGCGGCTTCACGCACACCAGCGTCGCGCTGCGCGACGCGCTGCTCGCCGTTGCGGTACCGTTCATCGAGGTTCATCTTTCCAACGTGCACGCACGCGAACCGTTCCGCCGTCACTCCTACTTTTCCGATGTCGCGGCCGGCGTGATCTGCGGCCTTGGACCACTCGGCTACGAACTCGCGCTGCAGGCCGCAATCGCACGTATCGACAACAATTGA
- a CDS encoding acetyl-CoA carboxylase biotin carboxyl carrier protein: MDIRKIKTLIELLDGTDITEIEICEGEESLRISRGHAATAYPAATLVAHAAPVVAAGPAASAAAPPAAAPAATPAEPSGHLVRSPMVGTFYRSPSPGAAAFVEPGQSVKAGDVICIVEAMKMMNHIEADKSGVIGAILVEDGEPVEFDQPLVSIV; the protein is encoded by the coding sequence ATGGACATCCGCAAGATCAAGACCCTCATCGAACTGCTGGACGGCACCGATATCACCGAGATCGAGATCTGCGAGGGGGAAGAGTCGCTGCGCATCAGCCGCGGCCACGCCGCCACGGCGTACCCGGCTGCCACCCTGGTGGCACACGCGGCACCGGTCGTCGCCGCAGGACCCGCTGCGAGCGCTGCAGCGCCACCTGCCGCCGCGCCTGCAGCGACCCCTGCGGAACCTTCCGGACACCTGGTGCGTTCGCCGATGGTCGGCACTTTCTACCGCTCACCCTCGCCCGGTGCGGCCGCATTCGTGGAACCCGGGCAGAGCGTGAAGGCCGGTGACGTGATCTGCATCGTCGAGGCCATGAAAATGATGAATCACATCGAGGCTGACAAGAGCGGCGTCATCGGGGCAATCCTGGTCGAGGACGGCGAGCCGGTCGAGTTCGATCAGCCACTGGTGAGCATCGTCTGA
- the accC gene encoding acetyl-CoA carboxylase biotin carboxylase subunit, with protein MLKKVVIANRGEIALRILRACRELGIRTVAVHSQVDRDLMHVRLADEAVCIGPNPSAQSYLNVPSIISAAEITDAVAIHPGYGFLAENANFAEQVEKSGFVFIGPTPDVIRLMGDKVRAKEAMKASGVPTVPGSDGALPEDNDEILAMARAVGYPVIIKAAAGGGGRGMRVVHSEASLLTSVFVTRNEAQAAFGDGTVYLEKYLENPRHVEIQVLCDGQGNAIHLGDRDCSLQRRHQKVLEEAPAPGIPSAVKRSVAESCVRACRQIGYRGAGTFEFLYENGQFFFIEMNTRVQVEHPVTEAITGIDIVREQLLIAGGYPLSIRQEDVLFRGHAFECRINAEDPQTFAPCPGKVNRFHAPGGNGVRVDSHLYSGYTVPPNYDSLIGKVIAWADDRDAALARMRGALDEVIVDGIRTNIPLHQRLVRDEAFRRGGVSIHYLEKKLQT; from the coding sequence ATGCTGAAGAAAGTCGTGATTGCGAACCGCGGCGAGATCGCCCTGCGCATCCTGCGCGCCTGCCGCGAACTCGGTATCCGCACCGTCGCCGTGCACTCGCAGGTCGACCGTGACCTGATGCATGTACGCCTTGCTGACGAAGCGGTGTGCATTGGCCCCAACCCCTCGGCACAGAGCTATCTGAACGTGCCGTCGATCATCAGTGCCGCCGAGATCACCGATGCGGTCGCGATCCACCCCGGCTACGGCTTTCTTGCCGAGAATGCGAATTTCGCCGAACAGGTGGAAAAAAGCGGTTTCGTCTTCATCGGCCCCACACCCGACGTGATCCGGCTGATGGGTGACAAGGTGCGTGCGAAGGAGGCGATGAAGGCATCCGGCGTACCCACCGTTCCCGGTTCCGATGGTGCGTTGCCAGAGGACAACGACGAGATTCTTGCGATGGCGCGCGCAGTCGGCTATCCGGTGATCATCAAGGCGGCGGCGGGCGGCGGCGGGCGCGGCATGCGCGTGGTGCACAGCGAGGCCTCGCTGCTCACCTCGGTGTTCGTGACCCGCAACGAGGCGCAGGCAGCCTTTGGCGACGGCACGGTCTACCTGGAGAAATACCTCGAGAATCCGCGCCACGTCGAAATCCAGGTGCTGTGTGACGGCCAGGGCAACGCGATCCATCTCGGCGACCGTGACTGCTCGCTGCAGCGTCGCCACCAGAAAGTGCTGGAGGAAGCGCCGGCTCCGGGCATCCCGAGTGCAGTCAAGCGCTCGGTCGCCGAAAGCTGTGTGCGTGCGTGTCGCCAGATCGGCTACCGGGGCGCCGGCACCTTCGAATTCCTGTACGAGAACGGTCAGTTCTTCTTTATCGAGATGAACACACGCGTGCAGGTCGAGCACCCCGTCACCGAAGCGATCACCGGCATCGACATCGTGCGCGAGCAACTGCTGATCGCCGGCGGCTACCCGCTGTCTATCCGCCAGGAAGACGTGCTGTTCCGCGGCCACGCGTTCGAATGCCGCATCAACGCCGAGGATCCACAGACCTTCGCACCGTGCCCCGGCAAGGTGAACCGTTTCCACGCACCGGGCGGCAACGGCGTGCGCGTGGACTCGCACCTCTACAGCGGCTATACGGTGCCACCGAACTACGATTCGCTGATCGGCAAGGTGATCGCCTGGGCCGACGACCGCGATGCGGCGCTGGCACGCATGCGGGGCGCGCTCGACGAAGTGATCGTCGACGGCATCCGTACCAATATTCCGCTGCACCAGCGTCTGGTGCGCGACGAGGCGTTCCGGCGCGGTGGCGTCAGCATTCACTACCTCGAAAAGAAGCTCCAGACCTGA